Part of the Candidatus Polarisedimenticolia bacterium genome, GACCGCACCTGAATCTTCGGAAATTTCTTCGCCAGCACCATCGTGATCGCCGACGTCAACGTCGTCTTCCCGTGATCCACGTGTCCAATCGTCCCCACGTTCACGTGCGGCTTCGAACGATCAAACTTTTCCTTGGACATCCGGCTCCTTCATGGGCCCCCGTCATGGGGCCGGCGAGTCGCCCGAACGGGCTTAGGTGTTGGCGGTTCCCTTGATTCGCGCGATGACACCCTCGCTGATGTTCTTGGGAGTTTCCTCGTAATGATTGAAGTGCATGGTGTAGGTGGCGCGGCCCTGCGTCTTCGAGCGGAGATCCGTGGCATAGCCGAACATCTCCGCCAGCGGCACCCTCGCCGAGATCACCTGCGTCCCCGCGCGGACCTCCATGTGCTCGACGCGCCCGCGGCGCGAGTTCAGATCGCCGATGACCTCTCCCATGTATTGCTCCGGGACCACCACTTCGACCGACATGACCGGCTCCAGCAGAACCGGCTCGGCGTGCGACGCGGCCTGCTTGAAGGCCATCGAGCCGGCGATCTTGAACGCCATTTCGGAGGAGTCGACGTCGTGATAGGAGCCGTCCACGAGGCTCACTTTCACGTCCCGGACCTCGAATCCGGCCAGGACGCCGTTCTGCATCGCCTCCCGGATGCCCGTCTCAACCGGCTTGATGAACTCTTTGGGAATCGCGCCTCCGACGATCTCGTTCTCGAAGACGAAGCCCCCTCCCGGGGCAAGGGGCTCGAGCTCGATCTTCACGTGACCGTATTGTCCGCGGCCACCGGTCTGCTTGATGTACTTCCCTTCCGCCTTGGCGCGCTTGCGAATCGTCTCCTTGTAGGCGACCTGCGGCTTGCCGATGTTCACCCCGACGTTGAACTCTCGGACGAGACGGTCGGTGATGATCTCGAGGTGCAGCTCGCCCATTCCCGAGATGATCGTCTGGGCGGTATCGGGATCGGTATGGATCTTGAAGGTCGGGTCCTCCTGGGCCAGCTTCGCCAGCGACCCGCCCAGCTTCTCCTGGTCGGCCTTGGTCTTGGGCTCGATGGCCACGGCGATGACCGGCTCCGGAAAGTCCATCGGCTCGAGAAGAATCGGAGCATCCTCCTCGCAGATGGTGTCGCCCGTCGTCACGTTCTTCAGTCCGACGCAGGCGGCGATGTCTCCGGAGTAGATTTCCTTGATCTCCTCCCGCTCGTTGGCGTGCATCTGGAGGAGCCGGCCGATGCGCTCCCGTCTTCCGCGGCTGACGTTGAGGACCTGGTGGCCGCTCGAAAGCGTGCCCGAATAGACTCGGATGAACGCGAGCTGCCCCACGTAGGGATCGGTCATGATTTTGAAGACCAGGGCGGCGAAGGGGGCCTTGTCGTCGGCGGGCCGCTCCTGCTCCTCGCTAGTGTCCGGCACCGTTCCCACGATGGCGGGCACGTCCAAAGGCGACGGCAGATAGTCCACCACCGCGTCGAGAAGCGGCTGGACTCCTTTGTTCTTGAACGCGGCGCCGCAGAGCACGGGAGTGAAGTGGAG contains:
- a CDS encoding GTP-binding protein; this translates as MSKEKFDRSKPHVNVGTIGHVDHGKTTLTSAITMVLAKKFPKIQVRS
- the fusA gene encoding elongation factor G, which encodes MPRKFSLERTRNIGIMAHIDAGKTTTTERILYYTGRIYKIGEVHEGTATMDWMVQEQERGITITSAATTAEWREHRVNIIDTPGHVDFTAEVERSLRVLDGAIGVFCAVGGVEPQSETVWRQADKYSVPRVAFVNKMDRQGADFDRCTRMMVTKLNARPVPIQLPLGREERFDGVIDLVRMKALRYLDAEAGAETEEIDIPPEYQKEAEAAREKLVEAATEQSDELLAKYLAGEPFTEAELKAAIRKGTVKLHFTPVLCGAAFKNKGVQPLLDAVVDYLPSPLDVPAIVGTVPDTSEEQERPADDKAPFAALVFKIMTDPYVGQLAFIRVYSGTLSSGHQVLNVSRGRRERIGRLLQMHANEREEIKEIYSGDIAACVGLKNVTTGDTICEEDAPILLEPMDFPEPVIAVAIEPKTKADQEKLGGSLAKLAQEDPTFKIHTDPDTAQTIISGMGELHLEIITDRLVREFNVGVNIGKPQVAYKETIRKRAKAEGKYIKQTGGRGQYGHVKIELEPLAPGGGFVFENEIVGGAIPKEFIKPVETGIREAMQNGVLAGFEVRDVKVSLVDGSYHDVDSSEMAFKIAGSMAFKQAASHAEPVLLEPVMSVEVVVPEQYMGEVIGDLNSRRGRVEHMEVRAGTQVISARVPLAEMFGYATDLRSKTQGRATYTMHFNHYEETPKNISEGVIARIKGTANT